A window of the Lycium ferocissimum isolate CSIRO_LF1 unplaced genomic scaffold, AGI_CSIRO_Lferr_CH_V1 ctg1264, whole genome shotgun sequence genome harbors these coding sequences:
- the LOC132041976 gene encoding uncharacterized protein LOC132041976, with amino-acid sequence MIRTTVLQVNFNCVLCKKFVLQAISRREGIDSATIKTDQRKLIVVGTVRPEFLVKEIRKIPKEVEIIEVTEHRENSDRQAAAAAPSNDENGGEQDNGNINNVRQLPRMCRECQTRVGVEIGCRSYR; translated from the exons ATGATTAGAACCACTGTTCTGCAAGTTAATTTCAACTGCGTGCTGTGCAAGAAATTCGTTCTGCAAGCCATTTCAAGACGTGAAG GTATTGATTCTGCGACCATAAAAACTGACCAGAGGAAATTAATAGTGGTTGGTACAGTACGTCCAGAGTTTCTTGTAAAGGAAATAAGAAAGATTCCAAAGGAGGTGGAAATCATTGAAGTTACAGAACACAGAGAAAATAGTGATAGACAGGCAGCAGCAGCAGCTCCGAGTAATGATGAAAATGGCGGAGAACAAGATAATGGGAATATTAATAACGTAAGACAGTTGCCAAGAATGTGCAGAGAGTGTCAGACTCGAGTAGGGGTTGAAATTGGTTGTAGGTCTTATAGGTAA